CTCCGGCCGCCGCCGCCCAGAGTGCCGCGAGATGGCGCTTCTGCGCCTGGCGGACGATCAGCCGCGCGAGGCGGGAGTCTTGCATTCCGGCATCCATCGCGCGACTCTAGCGGCATGGTCCCAAGATTCAAGCGGATTCAACCTTAGATGCGCCTCCATGCGACATTGACCGGAGCAGCCACGCAGACAAACGATGGCGAGCGACCCGATATCGTCCTGCTGCACGGGCTGTTCGGCGCCGGGCGGAACCTGGGCGTGATCGCCCGTGGCCTCGGCGCAACCCACCGGGTTCTGGCACTCGATGCGCGCAATCACGGCGACAGTCCCCACGCGCCGGACATGCGCTACACCACCATGGCGGCGGATGTCGCGGAGACCATGACGGCCCACGGTATCCGCCGCGCGGCGGTGATCGGTCATTCGATGGGCGGCAAGACCGCCATGACCCTCGCCCTGACCGCGCCGGACCGGGTGGCTCGCCTCGCGGTGCTCGATATCGCCCCGGTCGCCTATCCCGAGCATTATCTAGATCATATCGAAGCCATGCGCCGCCTCAAGCTCACGCCGGACCTCACCCGCGCCGCCGCCGATGCAGCACTCGCCGCCGCCGTGCCGGATGCCGCGTTGCGCGGGTTTTTCCTCCACAATCTGGTCCTCGGCGCAACGCCGCACTGGCGCCTCGATCTCGATGCGATCGCCCGCGGCCTGCCGGATCTGGTCGGCTGGACCGATCCCGCCCCGGGCGTCACCTACCGGGGCCCGACCCTGTTCATCGGTGGCGCAACCTCGTCCTACCTGCCCGCCGCGTATCACGAGGCGGTTCGCGCGCGTTTCCCGCAAGCCGCGATCGAGACGATCGCCGGCACCGGCCACTGGCTGCATGCCGAAAAGCCAGCCGAAGTGATCGCCCGTCTGGTAAAATTTCTCGCCTGATTCCCGCACTGCTCCGCCAGAATCCGGCACTGCCCCGCCAGATCGTTCTTGCAGCGTGGCGACCTTGATCCCTATACTTCTGCATGGCGTCAATCGCGGCCTCGCTTGCCGGTGAAACCTATCGTTTCGACGATCTAAAACATGTGCTCGCCTGCGCATCCCCGCGCCGGTCGGGCGACGAACTGGCCAGCATCGCGGCCCGTAGCGATGCCCAACGGGTCGCGGCCCGGATCGCGCTGGCCGATCTGCCGCTCCGGCGATGTCTCGACGAGGCGCTGATCCCCTACGAATCCGATGAAGTCACCCGCCTGATCCTCGATACCCACGACCCCGTGGCCTTTGAACCGGTCGCGCACCTGACAGTCGGCGGACTGCGCGATTTTCTGCTCTCCTACGAGGCCGACACCGAGTGCCTGCGGGCCCTGGCACCGGGCTTGACCCCGGAAATGGTCGCTGCGGTCTCGAAGCTGATGCGAAATCAGGATCTCATCGCGGTCGCGCGCAAATGCCGCGTGATCACGGCGTTCCGCAACACGATCGGCCTGCCGGGCCGGCTCTCGACCCGGCTGCAACCCAACCACCCGACCGATGATCTGCGCGGCATCGCGGCCTCGACCCTCGATGGCCTGCTCTACGGCGCCGGCGATGCGGTGATCGGCGTCAACCCCGCGACCGACAATGTCCCGAACTGCCTCGCTCTGCTCGACATGCTCGATGGGTTGCGCGCCCGCTACGACATCCCGACCCAGACCTGCGTACTCACCCATGTCACCAATGCGATCGAGGTGATCAACCGCGGCGGGGCGGTCGACCTCGTGTTCCAGTCGATCGCCGGATCGCAGGCGGCGAATGCAGGTTTCGGCGTCGATCTCGCCGTTCTCGCCGAGGCGCAGAACGCCGCACTCGGCCTCGGGCGCGGCAGCCTCGGGCAGAACGTGATGTATTTCGAAACCGGCCAGGGCGCCGCCCTGTCTGCGGACGGGCATTTCGGGGTCGATCAGCAGACCATCGAGGCCCGCGCCTACGCCGTGGCCCGGCACTTCAAGCCCCTGCTGGTCAACACCGTGGTCGGGTTCATCGGGCCGGAATATCTGTACGACGGCAAACAGATCATCCGCGCCGGGCTCGAAGATCATTTCTGCGGCAAGCTGCTCGGCGTGCCGATGGGCTGCGATGTCTGCTACACCAACCACGCCGAAGCCGATCAGGACGACATGGACACGCTGATGACACTTCTGGCCGTCGCCGGGGTCAATTTCGTCATCACCGTGCCCGGCGCCGATGACGTGATGCTGAATTATCAAAGCCTGTCCTATCACGATCTGCTCTATCTGCGGAGTAACTTCGCCACCCGCCCGGCACCGGAATTCGAGGCGTGGCTGGCGCGGATGGACATGACCGATCGCAACGGACGGCTGAAAATCCCCGAACAGCAGTTCATCCGCCACCTGATCGGCAGCGATGCCGGCTGACCCTCACACCGACCCCGAGGCGGTGAGCGCACCAACCCCCTCCCGTGCCCCTTCACGCGACCCCTCCCGCGACCCTTGGGCAACGTTACGCGCCACCACCAGCGCACGGATCGGCCTCGGGCGGATCGGCGATGCCATGGCGCTCGGCGACGTGCTCGCATTCCAATCCGCGCACGCCCTCGCGCGCGACGCCGTCCATGCTGTGCTCGATACTACGGCTTTGGCATCGCGGATCGAAGGCGACGTCATCACGGTGCGCAGCGAAGCGCCGGACCGGCAGACCTATCTCCGCCGCCCCGACCAGGGGCGACGCCTCCACCCCGAGTGCGAAGCCGCCCTGCCGCGCGGCGATTACGATGCCGTCATCGTCATCGCCGACGGCCTGTCCGCGACCGCCGTAG
This sequence is a window from Acidiphilium acidophilum. Protein-coding genes within it:
- a CDS encoding alpha/beta fold hydrolase, producing MRLHATLTGAATQTNDGERPDIVLLHGLFGAGRNLGVIARGLGATHRVLALDARNHGDSPHAPDMRYTTMAADVAETMTAHGIRRAAVIGHSMGGKTAMTLALTAPDRVARLAVLDIAPVAYPEHYLDHIEAMRRLKLTPDLTRAAADAALAAAVPDAALRGFFLHNLVLGATPHWRLDLDAIARGLPDLVGWTDPAPGVTYRGPTLFIGGATSSYLPAAYHEAVRARFPQAAIETIAGTGHWLHAEKPAEVIARLVKFLA
- a CDS encoding ethanolamine ammonia-lyase subunit EutB → MASIAASLAGETYRFDDLKHVLACASPRRSGDELASIAARSDAQRVAARIALADLPLRRCLDEALIPYESDEVTRLILDTHDPVAFEPVAHLTVGGLRDFLLSYEADTECLRALAPGLTPEMVAAVSKLMRNQDLIAVARKCRVITAFRNTIGLPGRLSTRLQPNHPTDDLRGIAASTLDGLLYGAGDAVIGVNPATDNVPNCLALLDMLDGLRARYDIPTQTCVLTHVTNAIEVINRGGAVDLVFQSIAGSQAANAGFGVDLAVLAEAQNAALGLGRGSLGQNVMYFETGQGAALSADGHFGVDQQTIEARAYAVARHFKPLLVNTVVGFIGPEYLYDGKQIIRAGLEDHFCGKLLGVPMGCDVCYTNHAEADQDDMDTLMTLLAVAGVNFVITVPGADDVMLNYQSLSYHDLLYLRSNFATRPAPEFEAWLARMDMTDRNGRLKIPEQQFIRHLIGSDAG
- the eutC gene encoding ethanolamine ammonia-lyase subunit EutC: MPADPHTDPEAVSAPTPSRAPSRDPSRDPWATLRATTSARIGLGRIGDAMALGDVLAFQSAHALARDAVHAVLDTTALASRIEGDVITVRSEAPDRQTYLRRPDQGRRLHPECEAALPRGDYDAVIVIADGLSATAVATHAIPMLEVLRARLPMLRLAPVVIATQARVAIGDDIGERLGARLCAIMIGERPGLSVADSLGIYLTYAPHRGCRDSARNCISNIHTKGGLSYAAAADTLAWLMREALHRRLTGVNLKEETGTLLSSGV